Proteins encoded in a region of the Labeo rohita strain BAU-BD-2019 chromosome 22, IGBB_LRoh.1.0, whole genome shotgun sequence genome:
- the tasora gene encoding protein TASOR isoform X5, with translation MNKAAMEHRGGKFSDKGKDNPAAPSWSQNGATEEEYGCPDGPDEERRVKSVSRAAKPAEEQPRLNFHIPRKSREKRALFQNLTTDSREFSDILQILTSCYKDSSSTGMFEYSKPRLVHNELLEKDFMEKRRELKQDGRTEKELSETFCFLLCDAQKVSVVCEKGLSVGSSWMSMLGNPSKGVYLCQFSDLLQITPIEPGTTGNIIVFKVIKGKVKSVHDCMSVSMDPTPKFDSHFSKNSTRVTSLQSYRAFEYTQQYFYEYVDFEISSRPRHVCPYAVVSFYFKGKEASTVAPKPLPPLRSNSQPSATSKGRRCYTVWRGHFVNGGKDVYQASLRSLSQPFLPYKLPEKIEIGKVMSLQQVKQKIPSALFSWNLYTGSHEVSKSGMFCSLFDVVEKDKTSPKSLTALLQKLEEEGLVLVNMVKDRGFLFLLSASQMANSSERRGGWKMSSIQALFIYREKRDWLKSSSNPSETCRPVSSEHHIPIMPQHDSFISALHYALNKARGEPPADLSTAIEQQVYDYLTNLREGKPLQRIRTDYDPKLDVREKLFPAPRQKTNWESFMRPYIYKPVVFTMLLENVKKKVEELRVQTDATAGKTAPHNDPEKVKELLKLIQLNKKNSKGKAGDSEATEDTYTLKRKVDLDAHEGSSKRQRNQPNEELRDADERQSTTSLASILSSVGLQDTDLRKNKTQGVMKIMEILDSFGRTNLDTDLRKDPTQGAIEVLRLIDNMTRAAAESPDDTEIRDTTDISDTARRLGLPTDRDIDLRKRFVDDEPERTDCLEKKGETDYVEKTQVKRGKEETAGSLSSLEEAFSPCSDSGGQQRGVNLLGEKTIPWVLIPITGLKTERYSQRQMDYPEDPRFVQSPTVSTHTTPDIKELSPPYQPDSSNTAMDLDVQTAAEVEDEEPVPTAVTTDCPAEPVASSSGFDHIVDELVSGFSTEVEQLLKAKRIYYVSCSSTQGSREPSQAPVVPLSNYVSNYNTPFPVSNYISSFHDSLMMFIDPQHSSRYHGAQEDVSSTSSAAEVPSNVPDTSSNLNPCASSSSNNTLESSQRPCSPSSALPDPMTQPQYHSGLPDAEIQQAPHQMWALEQDQVTQKTQEANITQDCHEMNGSLVAETTGAVEGQTAQAATLAEDASMGHAHSAFSSIIDQLQPEVISNLVEIIKGVQKNAVYFYIHSTDEEESDVCWEIKEYLKKLGNLECNPHGFLEKNSSQDKLLVIIQNVDIAAQVHKIPSLVSLKKHPSVSFAGVDNLSDIQNHTYNELFQSGGFIVSDEHVLNPAVITAEKLQDILEYIEQLNSPQSPWRWRVHFKSHKKLREHSRLKADALKLYEILSEYEKKHIVEILSYHECDTPSRRAPDLDCLVNLQARFTKQRHLIFLTGFQFEMFPHYSSSGIVIANVDDIKFVISSLATGGNVDSVPSAETCATPAPASLRDDSMSLDSDLDSSDNIISVTTETTHVVPDQPPSALATDPCPPASEPSLQDQANPIPVITTTSEMPKKLDFVALSEAISQFKASKMLSRSDAGETLQTSFRVDPHQSFLSHSDMSDSYPQYSLENHSLPETGSCTSIKMETAVTTTVGDPLSSSSPVEASCEMVQYGETATSAAAPIIAAESTSNIMNISKAWEQSSTTSMDTQSGTTNAGTSNESGLSEKPAVTAVNNASSSEPLVNNKSVSSGFLPRPGTSRHTMDRFYPALQSSGFMSAPHGSVGLNAPRFVSHNGAIGLRHPLLNCTVSNNVGVVGSPVFRGFLPNPNMQMSWNNLAQGSASGLWGAHYGMDVQQIHTSPFIQTWHGNPAFQGDSYHPNRGGFGGW, from the exons GTGTTTACCTGTGTCAGTTTTCTGATTTACTTCAAATCACCCCCATCGAACCTGGAACTACAGGAAACATCATCGTTTTTAAAGTTATAAAG GGTAAAGTGAAGAGTGTACATGACTGTATGTCCGTAAGCATGGATCCTACACCTAAATTTGACAGCCATTTCTCCAAGAACTCAACCAGAGTGACGTCCCTACAGTCGTACCGGGCATTCGAGTACACTCAG CAATACTTCTACGAGTATGTGGATTTCGAGATTTCGTCCAGGCCGAGACATGTGTGTCCGTATGCCGTGGTCTCTTTTTACTTTAAAGGCAAAGAGGCTTCAACTGTGGCTCCCAAACCGCTGCCTCCTCTCAG GTCCAACAGTCAGCCATCCGCGACAAGCAAAG GTAGGCGCTGTTACACGGTATGGCGGGGACATTTCGTGAACGGCGGAAAAGATGTTTATCAAGCCAGCCTTCGATCGCTCTCTCAACCTTTCCTGCCCTACAAACT GCCAGAGAAGATTGAGATTGGGAAAGTCATGAGCCTGCAGCAGGTCAAGCAGAAAATCCCGTCTGCCCTCTTCTCCTGGAACCTCTACACGGGCAGCCATGAAG TGTCTAAAAGTGGCATGTTCTGCAGTCTGTTTGACGTGGTGGAGAAAGACAAAACTTCTCCAAAAAGCTTGACCGCATTGCTGCAGAAACTGGAGGAAGAGGGTCTG GTGCTGGTGAATATGGTGAAGGACAGAGGTTTCCTCTTCTTGCTTTCTGCCAGTCAAATGGCCAACTCAAGCG AGCGACGAGGTGGTTGGAAAATGTCCTCTATACAAGCACTTTTTATTTACCGTGAGAAGCGTGACTGGTTGAAGAGCT caTCAAATCCCTCTGAGACCTGCAGACCTGTGTCATCAGAGCATCACATTCCCATCATGCCCCAGCATGATTCGTTCATCTCCGCTCTCCACTACGCCCTCAACAAGGCTCGCGGTGAGCCTCCTGCTGACCTCAGCACTGCTATAGAGCAGCAGGTTTACGACTACCTCACTAACCTTCGTGAAGGCAAACCACTGCAGCGCATTAGGACTGACTACGACCCCAAACTGGACGTCAGGGAAAAGCTCTTTCCTGCTCCCAGGCAGAAAACAAACTGGGAGAGCTTCATGCGGCCCTACATCTACAAGCCGGTTGTGTTTACAATGCTTCTGGAGAAcgtgaagaaaaaggtggaggAGCTCCGGGTTCAGACGGACGCGACCGCTGGGAAAACAGCCCCCCATAATGACCCAGAGAAGGTCAAAGAGCTGCTGAAGCTCATTCAGCTGAACAAGAAGAACTCGAAGGGAAAGGCGGGAGATTCAGAGGCGACGGAGGACACCTACACGCTGAAGAGGAAAGTGGATCTCGACGCTCATGAAGGAAGCTCAAAACGCCAGAGAAATCAACCCAACGAAGAATTAAGAGACG CGGATGAGAGGCAGTCCACAACATCTCTAGCTAGTATCCTGAGTAGTGTCGGCCTTCAGGACACAGACCTGAGAAAGAACAAAACTCAGGGAGTGATGAAGATCATGGAGATTCTGGACAGCTTCGGAAGGACCAATCTTGACACGGACCTGCGCAAAGACCCTACCCAGGGGGCAATAGAGGTCCTAAGACTGATAGACAACATGACCAGAGCTGCCGCAGAGTCACCTGATGACACTGAGATCAGGGACACGACGGACATTTCTGACACGGCTCGGCGTCTCGGTCTTCCGACTGACCGCGACATTGACTTGAGGAAAAGATTTGTGGATGATGAACCCGAGAGGACCGACTGTCTCGAG AAAAAGGGTGAGACGGACTACGTAGAGAAGACGCAGGTGAAGAGAGGAAAG GAGGAGACTGCTGGTAGTTTGAGTAGTTTAGAAGAAGCATTTAGCCCTTGTTCAGATTCTGGAGGACAGCAGCGTGGCGTTAACCTGCTCGGGGAAAAGACCATTCCATGGGTACTGATACCCATCACAG GTCTGAAAACAGAGCGATATTCCCAGAGACAGATGGACTATCCTGAAGATCCACGCTTCGTTCAGAGCCCAACAGTGTCTACACACACCACACCTGACATAAAAGAACTTTCCCCTCCCTACCAGCCAGACAGCAGCAACACAGCCATGGATCTGGATGTGCAGACAGCGGCAGAGGTTGAGGACGAAGAGCCTGTTCCCACTGCCGTGACCACAGATTGTCCTGCAGAGCCAGTCGCGTCGAGTAGCGGTTTTGACCACATAGTCGATGAGCTCGTCTCTGGGTTTTCCACTGAGGTTGAGCAGCTCTTGAAGGCCAAACGTATTTATTATGTGTCCTGCTCCAGCACTCAGGGCTCACGAGAACCGAGCCAGGCTCCAGTTGTGCCGCTTTCCAATTACGTGTCAAACTACAACACTCCGTTTCCCGTCAGTAACTACATCAGCTCTTTCCACGACAGCCTGATGATGTTCATAGACCCTCAGCACAGCAGTCGATACCATGGAGCTCAAGAAGATGTGTCGTCTACCTCCTCTGCTGCAGAAGTTCCTTCAAATGTCCCTGATACGTCCTCCAACTTGAATCCGTGTGCTTCCTCGTCTTCCAACAACACCCTTGAATCATCTCAGAGACCGTGTTCCCCTTCTAGTGCCCTACCTGACCCAATGACTCAGCCGCAGTATCACTCAGGTTTACCCGACGCTGAAATCCAGCAGGCACCCCATCAGATGTGGGCATTAGAGCAGGACCAAGTGACGCAGAAGACACAGGAAGCAAACATCACTCAAGATTGTCATGAGATGAATGGTAGTTTGGTTGCTGAGACTACAGGTGCTGTGGAGGGTCAAACGGCGCAAGCTGCCACGCTAGCTGAAGACGCCTCGATGGGACACGCTCATTCTGCCTTTAGCAGTATCATCGATCAGCTGCAGCCCGAGGTGATCAGTAACCTGGTGGAGATTATTAAAGGAGTTCAGAAGAACGCAGTCTACTTCTACATCCATTCCACAGATGAGGAGGAGAGTGATGTCTGCTGGGAAATTAAG gaatatttgaaaaagttgGGGAATTTGGAGTGTAACCCTCATGGCTTCCTTGAAAAAAACAGTAGTCAAGACAAACTCCTGGTCATCATTCAGAATGTGGACATCGCCGCACAGGTTCACAAG ATACCTTCTTTAGTTTCATTGAAGAAGCATCCGTCTGTGAGCTTTGCTGGTGTAGACAACCTGAGTGACATTCAGAACCACACCTACAATGAGCTCTTTCAGTCTGGAGGCTTTATCGTGTCAGATGAGCATGTCCTGAATCCAGCTGTCATCACAGCAG agAAACTTCAAGATATCCTTGAGTACATTGAGCAGCTCAACTCTCCTCAGAGCCCCTGGAGATGGAGGGTGCACTTCAAATCACACAAGAAACTCAGAGAGCACAGCAG gcTCAAAGCTGATGCTTTGAAGCTGTACGAGATCCTCAGTGAGTATGAGAAGAAACATATTGTTGAGATCCTGTCGTACCACGAGTGTGACACTCCATCACGTCGAGCACCTGACCTCGACTGTCTAGTGAATCTCCAAGCAAGATTCACCAAACAACGACACCTGATATTTCTCACAG GCTTCCAGTTTGAGATGTTTCCCCACTACTCAAGCAGTGGCATCGTTATTGCCAATGTTGATGACATAAAGTTTGTAATAAGCAGTTTAGCCACTGGAGGAAATGTGGACAGCGTTCCGTCAGCAGAGACATGCGCCACTCCTGCTCCAGCGTCAT TGAGAGACGATAGCATGTCCTTGGACTCGGACCTGGATTCTTCAGATAACATTATATCTGTCACAACCGAGACGACCCATGTTGTCCCAGACCAGCCCCCGTCTGCGCTCGCAACTGATCCGTGCCCTCCTGCCTCTGAGCCCTCTCTCCAAGACCAAGCAAATCCAATTCCTGTGATCACAACAACCAGTGAGATGCCAAAAAAATTAGACTTTGTAGCTCTCAGTGAAGCGATTTCTCAGTTCAAGGCTTCCAAGATGCTTTCGAGGTCTGATGCCGGCGAAACTCTACAGACGTCTTTTCGAGTTGATCCTCATCAGAGTTTCCTCAGTCACAGCGATATGTCCGATTCCTATCCTCAGTACTCCTTGGAAAACCACAGTCTGCCTGAGACAGGGTCTTGTACGTCAATCAAAATGGAAACGGCGGTCACAACAACAGTTGGCGATCCACTGAGCTCTTCCTCTCCAGTCGAAGCCAGTTGTGAAATGGTCCAGTATGGGGAAACGGCCACATCTGCTGCTGCGCCGATCATAGCAGCTGAGAGCACCAGCaatataatgaatatttcaAAAGCGTGGGAGCAGTCAAGCACAACTTCCATGGACACTCAGTCAGGCACGACTAATGCTGGGACGTCCAATGAAAGTGGCCTTTCGGAGAAGCCTGCAGTGACAGCAGTGAACAACGCTAGTTCCTCTGAACCACTTGTGAATAACAAAAGCGTGAGCAGTGGTTTCCTTCCCAGACCTGGCACTTCTAGACACACCATGGATCGTTTTTATCCAGCGCTGCAGAGCAGCGGCTTCATGTCGGCTCCACATGGTTCTGTGGGTCTGAACGCCCCTAGATTCGTATCTCACAATGGTGCTATTGGACTCAGACATCCTCTTCTGAACTGCACAGTTTCCAACAACGTAGGAGTTGTGGGATCTCCGGTCTTTAGAGGATTCTTGCCGAATCCTAACATGCAAATGTCTTGGAACAATTTAGCACAAGGCTCTGCATCAGGCCTTTGGGGTGCTCACTACGGCATGGATGTGCAGCAGATCCACACGTCTCCATTCATCCAGACTTGGCATGGGAATCCTGCATTCCAAGGCGACAGTTATCATCCCAATAGAGGAGGATTTGGTGGTTGGTGA
- the tasora gene encoding protein TASOR isoform X4: MNKAAMEHRGGKFSDKGKDNPAAPSWSQNGATEEEYGCPDGPDEERRVKSVSRAAKPAEEQPRLNFHIPRKSREKRALFQNLTTDSREFSDILQILTSCYKDSSSTGMFEYSKPRLVHNELLEKDFMEKRRELKQDGRTEKELSETFCFLLCDAQKVSVVCEKGLSVGSSWMSMLGNPSKGVYLCQFSDLLQITPIEPGTTGNIIVFKVIKGKVKSVHDCMSVSMDPTPKFDSHFSKNSTRVTSLQSYRAFEYTQQYFYEYVDFEISSRPRHVCPYAVVSFYFKGKEASTVAPKPLPPLRSNSQPSATSKGRRCYTVWRGHFVNGGKDVYQASLRSLSQPFLPYKLPEKIEIGKVMSLQQVKQKIPSALFSWNLYTGSHEVSKSGMFCSLFDVVEKDKTSPKSLTALLQKLEEEGLVLVNMVKDRGFLFLLSASQMANSSERRGGWKMSSIQALFIYREKRDWLKSSSNPSETCRPVSSEHHIPIMPQHDSFISALHYALNKARGEPPADLSTAIEQQVYDYLTNLREGKPLQRIRTDYDPKLDVREKLFPAPRQKTNWESFMRPYIYKPVVFTMLLENVKKKVEELRVQTDATAGKTAPHNDPEKVKELLKLIQLNKKNSKGKAGDSEATEDTYTLKRKVDLDAHEGSSKRQRNQPNEELRDADERQSTTSLASILSSVGLQDTDLRKNKTQGVMKIMEILDSFGRTNLDTDLRKDPTQGAIEVLRLIDNMTRAAAESPDDTEIRDTTDISDTARRLGLPTDRDIDLRKRFVDDEPERTDCLEKKGETDYVEKTQVKRGKKKHATDYVEKTQVKRGKEETAGSLSSLEEAFSPCSDSGGQQRGVNLLGEKTIPWVLIPITGLKTERYSQRQMDYPEDPRFVQSPTVSTHTTPDIKELSPPYQPDSSNTAMDLDVQTAAEVEDEEPVPTAVTTDCPAEPVASSSGFDHIVDELVSGFSTEVEQLLKAKRIYYVSCSSTQGSREPSQAPVVPLSNYVSNYNTPFPVSNYISSFHDSLMMFIDPQHSSRYHGAQEDVSSTSSAAEVPSNVPDTSSNLNPCASSSSNNTLESSQRPCSPSSALPDPMTQPQYHSGLPDAEIQQAPHQMWALEQDQVTQKTQEANITQDCHEMNGSLVAETTGAVEGQTAQAATLAEDASMGHAHSAFSSIIDQLQPEVISNLVEIIKGVQKNAVYFYIHSTDEEESDVCWEIKEYLKKLGNLECNPHGFLEKNSSQDKLLVIIQNVDIAAQVHKIPSLVSLKKHPSVSFAGVDNLSDIQNHTYNELFQSGGFIVSDEHVLNPAVITAEKLQDILEYIEQLNSPQSPWRWRVHFKSHKKLREHSRLKADALKLYEILSEYEKKHIVEILSYHECDTPSRRAPDLDCLVNLQARFTKQRHLIFLTGFQFEMFPHYSSSGIVIANVDDIKFVISSLATGGNVDSVPSAETCATPAPASLRDDSMSLDSDLDSSDNIISVTTETTHVVPDQPPSALATDPCPPASEPSLQDQANPIPVITTTSEMPKKLDFVALSEAISQFKASKMLSRSDAGETLQTSFRVDPHQSFLSHSDMSDSYPQYSLENHSLPETGSCTSIKMETAVTTTVGDPLSSSSPVEASCEMVQYGETATSAAAPIIAAESTSNIMNISKAWEQSSTTSMDTQSGTTNAGTSNESGLSEKPAVTAVNNASSSEPLVNNKSVSSGFLPRPGTSRHTMDRFYPALQSSGFMSAPHGSVGLNAPRFVSHNGAIGLRHPLLNCTVSNNVGVVGSPVFRGFLPNPNMQMSWNNLAQGSASGLWGAHYGMDVQQIHTSPFIQTWHGNPAFQGDSYHPNRGGFGGW; this comes from the exons GTGTTTACCTGTGTCAGTTTTCTGATTTACTTCAAATCACCCCCATCGAACCTGGAACTACAGGAAACATCATCGTTTTTAAAGTTATAAAG GGTAAAGTGAAGAGTGTACATGACTGTATGTCCGTAAGCATGGATCCTACACCTAAATTTGACAGCCATTTCTCCAAGAACTCAACCAGAGTGACGTCCCTACAGTCGTACCGGGCATTCGAGTACACTCAG CAATACTTCTACGAGTATGTGGATTTCGAGATTTCGTCCAGGCCGAGACATGTGTGTCCGTATGCCGTGGTCTCTTTTTACTTTAAAGGCAAAGAGGCTTCAACTGTGGCTCCCAAACCGCTGCCTCCTCTCAG GTCCAACAGTCAGCCATCCGCGACAAGCAAAG GTAGGCGCTGTTACACGGTATGGCGGGGACATTTCGTGAACGGCGGAAAAGATGTTTATCAAGCCAGCCTTCGATCGCTCTCTCAACCTTTCCTGCCCTACAAACT GCCAGAGAAGATTGAGATTGGGAAAGTCATGAGCCTGCAGCAGGTCAAGCAGAAAATCCCGTCTGCCCTCTTCTCCTGGAACCTCTACACGGGCAGCCATGAAG TGTCTAAAAGTGGCATGTTCTGCAGTCTGTTTGACGTGGTGGAGAAAGACAAAACTTCTCCAAAAAGCTTGACCGCATTGCTGCAGAAACTGGAGGAAGAGGGTCTG GTGCTGGTGAATATGGTGAAGGACAGAGGTTTCCTCTTCTTGCTTTCTGCCAGTCAAATGGCCAACTCAAGCG AGCGACGAGGTGGTTGGAAAATGTCCTCTATACAAGCACTTTTTATTTACCGTGAGAAGCGTGACTGGTTGAAGAGCT caTCAAATCCCTCTGAGACCTGCAGACCTGTGTCATCAGAGCATCACATTCCCATCATGCCCCAGCATGATTCGTTCATCTCCGCTCTCCACTACGCCCTCAACAAGGCTCGCGGTGAGCCTCCTGCTGACCTCAGCACTGCTATAGAGCAGCAGGTTTACGACTACCTCACTAACCTTCGTGAAGGCAAACCACTGCAGCGCATTAGGACTGACTACGACCCCAAACTGGACGTCAGGGAAAAGCTCTTTCCTGCTCCCAGGCAGAAAACAAACTGGGAGAGCTTCATGCGGCCCTACATCTACAAGCCGGTTGTGTTTACAATGCTTCTGGAGAAcgtgaagaaaaaggtggaggAGCTCCGGGTTCAGACGGACGCGACCGCTGGGAAAACAGCCCCCCATAATGACCCAGAGAAGGTCAAAGAGCTGCTGAAGCTCATTCAGCTGAACAAGAAGAACTCGAAGGGAAAGGCGGGAGATTCAGAGGCGACGGAGGACACCTACACGCTGAAGAGGAAAGTGGATCTCGACGCTCATGAAGGAAGCTCAAAACGCCAGAGAAATCAACCCAACGAAGAATTAAGAGACG CGGATGAGAGGCAGTCCACAACATCTCTAGCTAGTATCCTGAGTAGTGTCGGCCTTCAGGACACAGACCTGAGAAAGAACAAAACTCAGGGAGTGATGAAGATCATGGAGATTCTGGACAGCTTCGGAAGGACCAATCTTGACACGGACCTGCGCAAAGACCCTACCCAGGGGGCAATAGAGGTCCTAAGACTGATAGACAACATGACCAGAGCTGCCGCAGAGTCACCTGATGACACTGAGATCAGGGACACGACGGACATTTCTGACACGGCTCGGCGTCTCGGTCTTCCGACTGACCGCGACATTGACTTGAGGAAAAGATTTGTGGATGATGAACCCGAGAGGACCGACTGTCTCGAG AAAAAGGGTGAGACAGACTACGTAGAGAAGACGCAGGTGAAGAGAGGAAAG AAAAAGCATGCAACAGACTACGTAGAGAAGACGCAGGTGAAGAGAGGAAAG GAGGAGACTGCTGGTAGTTTGAGTAGTTTAGAAGAAGCATTTAGCCCTTGTTCAGATTCTGGAGGACAGCAGCGTGGCGTTAACCTGCTCGGGGAAAAGACCATTCCATGGGTACTGATACCCATCACAG GTCTGAAAACAGAGCGATATTCCCAGAGACAGATGGACTATCCTGAAGATCCACGCTTCGTTCAGAGCCCAACAGTGTCTACACACACCACACCTGACATAAAAGAACTTTCCCCTCCCTACCAGCCAGACAGCAGCAACACAGCCATGGATCTGGATGTGCAGACAGCGGCAGAGGTTGAGGACGAAGAGCCTGTTCCCACTGCCGTGACCACAGATTGTCCTGCAGAGCCAGTCGCGTCGAGTAGCGGTTTTGACCACATAGTCGATGAGCTCGTCTCTGGGTTTTCCACTGAGGTTGAGCAGCTCTTGAAGGCCAAACGTATTTATTATGTGTCCTGCTCCAGCACTCAGGGCTCACGAGAACCGAGCCAGGCTCCAGTTGTGCCGCTTTCCAATTACGTGTCAAACTACAACACTCCGTTTCCCGTCAGTAACTACATCAGCTCTTTCCACGACAGCCTGATGATGTTCATAGACCCTCAGCACAGCAGTCGATACCATGGAGCTCAAGAAGATGTGTCGTCTACCTCCTCTGCTGCAGAAGTTCCTTCAAATGTCCCTGATACGTCCTCCAACTTGAATCCGTGTGCTTCCTCGTCTTCCAACAACACCCTTGAATCATCTCAGAGACCGTGTTCCCCTTCTAGTGCCCTACCTGACCCAATGACTCAGCCGCAGTATCACTCAGGTTTACCCGACGCTGAAATCCAGCAGGCACCCCATCAGATGTGGGCATTAGAGCAGGACCAAGTGACGCAGAAGACACAGGAAGCAAACATCACTCAAGATTGTCATGAGATGAATGGTAGTTTGGTTGCTGAGACTACAGGTGCTGTGGAGGGTCAAACGGCGCAAGCTGCCACGCTAGCTGAAGACGCCTCGATGGGACACGCTCATTCTGCCTTTAGCAGTATCATCGATCAGCTGCAGCCCGAGGTGATCAGTAACCTGGTGGAGATTATTAAAGGAGTTCAGAAGAACGCAGTCTACTTCTACATCCATTCCACAGATGAGGAGGAGAGTGATGTCTGCTGGGAAATTAAG gaatatttgaaaaagttgGGGAATTTGGAGTGTAACCCTCATGGCTTCCTTGAAAAAAACAGTAGTCAAGACAAACTCCTGGTCATCATTCAGAATGTGGACATCGCCGCACAGGTTCACAAG ATACCTTCTTTAGTTTCATTGAAGAAGCATCCGTCTGTGAGCTTTGCTGGTGTAGACAACCTGAGTGACATTCAGAACCACACCTACAATGAGCTCTTTCAGTCTGGAGGCTTTATCGTGTCAGATGAGCATGTCCTGAATCCAGCTGTCATCACAGCAG agAAACTTCAAGATATCCTTGAGTACATTGAGCAGCTCAACTCTCCTCAGAGCCCCTGGAGATGGAGGGTGCACTTCAAATCACACAAGAAACTCAGAGAGCACAGCAG gcTCAAAGCTGATGCTTTGAAGCTGTACGAGATCCTCAGTGAGTATGAGAAGAAACATATTGTTGAGATCCTGTCGTACCACGAGTGTGACACTCCATCACGTCGAGCACCTGACCTCGACTGTCTAGTGAATCTCCAAGCAAGATTCACCAAACAACGACACCTGATATTTCTCACAG GCTTCCAGTTTGAGATGTTTCCCCACTACTCAAGCAGTGGCATCGTTATTGCCAATGTTGATGACATAAAGTTTGTAATAAGCAGTTTAGCCACTGGAGGAAATGTGGACAGCGTTCCGTCAGCAGAGACATGCGCCACTCCTGCTCCAGCGTCAT TGAGAGACGATAGCATGTCCTTGGACTCGGACCTGGATTCTTCAGATAACATTATATCTGTCACAACCGAGACGACCCATGTTGTCCCAGACCAGCCCCCGTCTGCGCTCGCAACTGATCCGTGCCCTCCTGCCTCTGAGCCCTCTCTCCAAGACCAAGCAAATCCAATTCCTGTGATCACAACAACCAGTGAGATGCCAAAAAAATTAGACTTTGTAGCTCTCAGTGAAGCGATTTCTCAGTTCAAGGCTTCCAAGATGCTTTCGAGGTCTGATGCCGGCGAAACTCTACAGACGTCTTTTCGAGTTGATCCTCATCAGAGTTTCCTCAGTCACAGCGATATGTCCGATTCCTATCCTCAGTACTCCTTGGAAAACCACAGTCTGCCTGAGACAGGGTCTTGTACGTCAATCAAAATGGAAACGGCGGTCACAACAACAGTTGGCGATCCACTGAGCTCTTCCTCTCCAGTCGAAGCCAGTTGTGAAATGGTCCAGTATGGGGAAACGGCCACATCTGCTGCTGCGCCGATCATAGCAGCTGAGAGCACCAGCaatataatgaatatttcaAAAGCGTGGGAGCAGTCAAGCACAACTTCCATGGACACTCAGTCAGGCACGACTAATGCTGGGACGTCCAATGAAAGTGGCCTTTCGGAGAAGCCTGCAGTGACAGCAGTGAACAACGCTAGTTCCTCTGAACCACTTGTGAATAACAAAAGCGTGAGCAGTGGTTTCCTTCCCAGACCTGGCACTTCTAGACACACCATGGATCGTTTTTATCCAGCGCTGCAGAGCAGCGGCTTCATGTCGGCTCCACATGGTTCTGTGGGTCTGAACGCCCCTAGATTCGTATCTCACAATGGTGCTATTGGACTCAGACATCCTCTTCTGAACTGCACAGTTTCCAACAACGTAGGAGTTGTGGGATCTCCGGTCTTTAGAGGATTCTTGCCGAATCCTAACATGCAAATGTCTTGGAACAATTTAGCACAAGGCTCTGCATCAGGCCTTTGGGGTGCTCACTACGGCATGGATGTGCAGCAGATCCACACGTCTCCATTCATCCAGACTTGGCATGGGAATCCTGCATTCCAAGGCGACAGTTATCATCCCAATAGAGGAGGATTTGGTGGTTGGTGA